One window from the genome of Solea solea chromosome 2, fSolSol10.1, whole genome shotgun sequence encodes:
- the stk24b gene encoding serine/threonine-protein kinase 24 — MAHSPVQGHLPGMQNAKADPEELFTKLERIGKGSFGEVFKGIDNRTQKVVAIKTIDLEEAEDEIEDIQQEITVLSQCDSPFVTKYYGSYLKDTKLWIIMEYLGGGSALDLMEPGALDEFQIATILREILKGLEYLHSEKKIHRDIKAANVLLSEQGEVKLADFGVAGQLTDTQIKRNTFVGTPFWMAPEVIKQSAYDSKADIWSLGITAIELAKGEPPHSELHPMKVLFLIPKNNPPTLEGNYSKPLKEFIEACLNKEPSFRPTAKELLKHKLIIRHAKKTSYLTELVDKYKRWKAEQSRTTESSSDESDSEQDGQASGGNDFGSDDWIFTIREKDPKKLQNGEGQSGGTDQTTDIPKRPYSQSLATVISPALAELKARQEQVNGNPMVLDELREAILLAEEAYPGISDSLVAHMVHRVQSFSKSRTSSSSSSP; from the exons ATGGCCCACTCTCCCGTCCAGGGACACCTTCCGGGGATGCAG AATGCCAAAGCGGACCCAGAGGAGCTGTTCACCAAGCTGGAGCGCATCGGCAAGGGGTCTTTTGGCGAGGTGTTCAAAGGCATCGACAATCGCACGCAGAAGGTCGTGGCCATCAAGACCATAGACCTGGAGGAAGCAGAGGACGAGATTGAAGACATTCAGCAGGAGATCACAGTCTTGAGCCAGTGTGACAGCCCCTTTGTCACCAAGTACTACGGCTCATACCTGAAG GACACAAAGTTATGGATCATCATGGAGTATTTGGGTGGAGGCTCAGCGTTAGACTTG ATGGAGCCCGGTGCCCTTGATGAGTTCCAGATTGCCACGATCCTCAGGGAGATCCTGAAGGGGTTGGAGTATCTGCACTCGGAGAAGAAAATCCACAGAGACATCAAAG CTGCCAACGTGCTGCTGTCCGAGCAAGGAGAGGTGAAGCTGGCAGACTTTGGGGTGGCCGGCCAGCTCACCGACACCCAGATCAAACGCAACACCTTTGTTGGCACACCCTTCTGGATGGCCCCTGAGGTCATCAAACAGTCGGCATATGATTCTAAG GCTGATATCTGGTCTCTAGGCATCACAGCCATCGAGCTGGCAAAAGGTGAACCTCCTCACTCAGAGCTCCATCCTATGAAAGTTTTATTCCTCATCCCAAAGAATAACCCGCCTACGCTCGAGGGAAACTACAGCAAACCGCTCAAGGAGTTTATTGAGGCATGTCTCAACAAAGAGCCCAGTTTT AGACCAACTGCCAAAGAGCTGTTGAAGCATAAGCTGATCATTCGCCATGCGAAAAAGACCTCCTACCTGACTGAACTGGTGGACAAGTACAAGAGGTGGAAGGCAGAACAGTCCAGAACGACAGAGTCCAGTTCTGATGAGTCTGACTC GGAGCAGGATGGACAGGCGTCGGGAGGAAACGATTTTGGCAGCGATGACTGGATCTTCACCATCCGAGAAAAGGACCCCAAGAAGCTTCAGAATGGGGAGGGTCAGTCAGGAGGCACAGATCAG ACGACAGACATTCCGAAGAGGCCTTATTCACAGAGCCTGGCTACGGTCATTTCTCCTGCATTAGCTGAG CTGAAGGCGAGACAGGAGCAGGTGAATGGAAACCCCATGGTCCTGGATGAGCTGAGGGAGGCCATCCTGCTGGCGGAGGAGGCCTACCCCGGCATATCCGACTCCCTGGTGGCCCACATGGTCCACAGAGTCCAGAG TTTCTCCAAGAGCAGgacgtcgtcctcctcctcttctccttag